One segment of Niabella beijingensis DNA contains the following:
- a CDS encoding DinB family protein, with translation MNRVEVFQRDFEKEIATTRKFLAIVPDDKYDWQPHPKSMTVRQLATHIAELPAWVSMALNTDGIDFATMDYKPTPINDTKALVDLFEKSVLDGRENLAKATDEVLDKPWTMRKGETIYSNDPKADVIRMSLSQIIHHRAQLGVFLRLLDIPIPGSYGPSADESF, from the coding sequence CCGAGTTGAAGTTTTTCAGCGCGACTTTGAAAAAGAGATCGCCACCACCCGTAAGTTTCTGGCCATTGTACCGGATGATAAATACGACTGGCAGCCCCATCCCAAAAGCATGACGGTGCGTCAGCTGGCAACACATATTGCGGAGCTGCCCGCCTGGGTAAGTATGGCGCTGAATACCGATGGGATCGATTTTGCCACGATGGACTATAAACCCACACCCATCAATGATACGAAGGCACTGGTGGACCTGTTTGAAAAAAGTGTACTGGACGGCCGTGAGAACCTGGCAAAAGCAACGGATGAGGTACTGGATAAACCCTGGACAATGCGCAAGGGAGAAACAATTTACAGCAATGATCCGAAAGCAGACGTCATCCGGATGTCCTTATCGCAGATCATCCACCATCGCGCACAGCTGGGCGTGTTCCTTCGCTTACTGGATATTCCCATTCCCGGAAGCTATGG